From Plectropomus leopardus isolate mb chromosome 17, YSFRI_Pleo_2.0, whole genome shotgun sequence, a single genomic window includes:
- the LOC121956337 gene encoding NACHT, LRR and PYD domains-containing protein 12-like isoform X2, producing MDLCEDNEVEDRQKQRPVYYSCLSLEGDRDQLCLRERPGSPTPSYMSIKSDQSKGIPLAFNNETIPAVKHSLNQPFERDSENASCVSARTDRSRDEPPNLSNKPPPADAAEPEHNNQSQRSLSPTPSCLSIKSDQSKGIPLAFNKEHVRSVTKDELCQGLTPNSPTLSCLSLSDQSIEIPLAFNIETIPAVLVKQPLTEKVTDDVQDVLKSHRISLKERFQYVMEGTAEEGGGIHLSTIYTELYITEGECEGINTQHEVWQLETVFALKTFHGRPIDCNDIFEPSVGQDRCLKVLTKGIAGSGKTVCAQKVILDWAEGKANSAVKILFVLPFRELNLVAGKQYSLLDLLSLFHPSVEKLTEEMLTAWKIAFILDGLDESRLPLDFKCSEVVSKVTQKSTVDKLLTNLIKGNLLPSALLWITCRPAAASLIPPQYINRVTEVRGFTDPQKEEYFKKRFRDNVQAGKIISHIKTLRSLQIMCHIPVFCWMIATVFEYQQSTGNTGGLPKTLTEMYSHFLMVQTKKKNNKYGQAAMGQQGLMETNKEVLLKLGRLAFEHLEKGNLMFYREDLEECGLEVNEAALYAGVCTAIFKEERVLFKKTVYCFVHLSIQEFLAAIYAHHCYSTQNVNAMRSFLRRDTTALAPPELLENKLFRRAMPEISHTESKSSMSLNELLEGALERALDSRNGHLDLFVRFLHGLTIESNQCILEGLIVQNSRPDAIKKQIRTLKMVQRKTASTERCINLSHCLTEMNDHSVDQEIQEFLESENRSKKKLSAVQCSTLAYKLLMSEKVLEEFDLRTFNTLDEGRRRLVPVVRNCRRAQLSGCGLKTEDVCDVVASALSSNPSHLRELDLSNNELQDSGVKLLSAGLKSVNCTLRQLRLKQCMLSKESCKELAPTLSSSSSTVKELDMSNNELRDSGVELLSALLESSNLLETLRLNQCGVTEKSCESIASALSSDMSLKELDLSNNDLGSSGATLLAAGLRSPKCKLETLRLSGCLITEVGCVSLATALSSNPSHLRELDLTYNHLGDSGVELLSAGLKDPDWRLKTLRVDHGGKHRLISGPTKYLFRPTLDPNTAHNSLSLSEESGQVSGSEKWHHYPDHPERFYLQDQVLCQEGLTECHYWEVDHVGGVFIGVAYKEISRTGSYESWLGYNDKSWCVSCFGHKYIAMHDWRKTNIPVAITSPRVGVYLDWPRGTLSFYQVSSGSLVHLHTFHYRFTEPLYPGFYVVYESSLSLC from the exons ATGGATCTCTGTGAGGACAATGAAGTTGAAGACCGCCAGAAACAAAGGCCAGTGTATTATTCCTGTTTGTCTTTGGAGGGTGACAG AGACCAGCTCTGTCTGAGAGAGAGACCAGGCTCTCCAACACCGAGCTATATGTCCATAAAGAGTGACCAGTCCAAGGGAATCCCTCTGGCCTTCAACAATGAGACAATTCCAGCTGTAAAACATTCACTCAATCAACCCTTTGAAAGAGACTCTGAAAATG CCAGCTGTGTGTCTGCGAGGACTGACAGGTCCAGAGACGAGCCTCCGAATCTCAGCAACAAGCCACCACCAGCGGACGCAGCTGAGCCCGA GCACAACAATCAGAGCCAGAGGTCACTGTCTCCAACACCGAGCTGTCTATCAATAAAAAGTGACCAGTCCAAGGGAATCCCTCTCGCTTTCAACAAGGAGCATGTTAGATCTGTTACAAA GGACGAGCTGTGTCAGGGACTGACACCAAATTCTCCAACActgagctgtctgtctctgagtgACCAATCCATCGAGATCCCTCTGGCTTTCAACATTGAGACAATTCCAGCTGTCCTTGTAAAACAACCACTCACTGAAAA AGTGACTGACGATGTGCAAGACGTTTTAAAGAGCCATCGGATCAGTCTTAAAGAGAGGTTTCAGTACGTCATGGAGGGAACTGCCGAAGAAGGAGGTGGAATACATCTGAGTACCATTTACACAGAGCTCTACATCACAGAAGGGGAGTGTGAGGGGATCAATACTCAACATGAGGTGTGGCAGCTGGAGACAGTTTTCGCCCTCAAAACATTCCATGGAAGGCCAATTGACTGCAATGACATCTTTGAACCTTCAGTTGGCCAAGACAGATGTCTAAAAGTCTTGACTAAAGGCATCGCTGGCAGCGGAAAAACGGTCTGTGCACAAAAAGTCATCCTCGACTGGGCAGAAGGGAAAGCAAACAGCGCTGTGAAGATCTTGTTTGTGCTTCCATTCCGTGAGTTGAACTTGGTTGCGGGTAAACAGTACAGCCTGCTGGACCTGCTGAGCCTTTTCCATCCATCTGTGGAAAAACTCACAGAGGAGATGCTCACAGCATGGAAAATTGCGTTCATCCTGGATGGCCTTGATGAGAGCAGACTTCCACTGGATTTCAAATGCAGTGAGGTTGTGTCCAAGGTCACACAAAAATCCACAGTAGATAAACTACTGACAAATCTGATCAAAGGGAACCTGTTGCCATCTGCTCTTCTCTGGATAACCTGCAGACCTGCAGCAGCCAGCCTGATCCCTCCTCAGTACATCAACAGGGTGACTGAAGTACGCGGCTTTACGGACCCTCAGAAGGAGGAATACTTCAAGAAAAGATTTCGTGACAATGTTCAAGCTGGAAAAATCATCTCACACATCAAAACATTAAGGAGCCTTCAGATCATGTGCCACATCCCAGTTTTCTGCTGGATGATTGCCACAGTATTTGAGTACCAGCAGAGTACAGGTAATACAGGAGGGCTACCTAAGACCCTGACTGAGATGTACTCACACTTCCTGATGGTTCAGACgaaaaagaagaacaataaGTATGGGCAAGCTGCCATGGGTCAACAGGGGCTGATGGAGACTAACAAGGAAGTTCTTCTGAAGCTGGGGAGGCTGGCCTTTGAGCATCTGGAGAAAGGAAACCTCATGTTCTACCGAGAAGACCTTGAGGAGTGTGGTCTTGAGGTGAATGAAGCTGCACTGTACGCAGGTGTGTGCACAGCTATCTTTAAAGAAGAGCGTGTACTCTTCAAGAAAACGGTGTACTGCTTCGTTCATTTAAGCATTCAGGAGTTTCTTGCAGCTATCTATGCTCACCACTGTTACTCAACACAGAACGTAAACGCCATGAGGAGTTTCCTCAGAAGGGATACCACCGCTCTTGCACCACCAGAACTTCTTGAAAATAAGTTATTCAGGAGAGCCATGCCTGAAATATCACATACTGAAAGCAAAAGCAGTATGTCGTTAAATGAGCTTTTGGAGGGTGCTTTGGAAAGGGCCTTGGACAGCAGGAATGGCCATCTGGACTTGTTTGTCCGCTTCCTTCACGGACTGACAATCGAGTCTAATCAGTGTATTTTAGAAGGCCTGATTGTCCAAAACTCAAGGCCAGatgccattaaaaaacaaatccgCACACTCAAAATGGTACAGAGGAAGACAGCCTCAACAGAGAGATGTATCAACCTTTCTCACTGTCTGACAGAAATGAATGACCACTCAGTTGACCAGGAAATTCAAGAGTTCCTGGAGTCTGAGAACAGATCAAAGAAGAAACTTTCAGCAGTTCAGTGCTCTACTCTGGCCTACAAACTGCTGATGTCAGAGAAGGTACTGGAAGAGTTTGATCTCAGGACTTTCAACACATTAGATGAGGGGCGTAGGAGACTGGTGCCAGTGGTGAGAAACTGCAGAAGAGCTCA GCTTTCTGGCTGTGGACTCAAAACTGAAGATGTTTGTGATGTGGTTGCTTCAGCACTGAGCTCCAACCCTTCCCATCTGAGAGAGCTGGACCTGAGCAACAATGAACTTCAGGATTCAGGAGTAAAGCTGTTGTCTGCTGGACTAAAGAGTGTGAACTGTACATTGAGACAGTTAAG GTTAAAGCAGTGCATGTTGTCTAAGGAGAGCTGTAAAGAGCTGGCGCCAACACTCAGCTCCAGTTCTTCTACTGTTAAAGAGCTGGACATGAGCAACAACGAGCTGAGGGATTCAGGAGTGGAGTTGTTGTCTGCTTTACTGGAGAGTTCAAATTTACTGGAGACTCTGAG ACTCAATCAGTGTGGAGTAACAGAGAAGTCTTGTGAATCAATAGCATCTGCTTTAAGCTCTGACATGTCTCTCAAAGAGCTAGACCTGAGCAACAACGACCTGGGGAGCTCTGGAGCGACACTCCTTGCTGCTGGACTGCGGAGTCCAAAGTGTAAACTGGAGACTCTGAG GCTGTCAGGCTGTCTGATCACAGAGGTCGGCTGTGTCTCCCTGGCCACGGCGCTGAGCTCTAATCCTTCACATCTGAGAGAGCTGGACCTGACCTACAATCATCTAGGAGACTCGGGAGTGGAGCTGCTTTCTGCTGGACTGAAGGATCCAGACTGGAGACTGAAGACTCTCAG AGTGGATCATGGAGGAAAACACAGGCTGATCTCTGGGCCAACGAAAT ATTTATTCCGGCCCACACTGGACCCAAACACAGCACATAATAGCCTATCTCTGTCTGAAGAGAGCGGACAGGTCTCAGGCTCAGAAAAATGGCATCATTATCCAGATCACCCAGAGCGGTTTTACTTACAAGATCAGGTTTTGTGTCAAGAGGGTTTGACTGAGTGCCACTACTGGGAGGTAGATCACGTTGGTGGAGTTTTCATCGGTGTGGCATACAAAGAAATCAGCAGAACTGGTTCCTATGAAAGCTGGCTCGGATACAATGACAAGTCATGGTGTGTCAGCTGTTTTGGCCATAAATACATTGCAATGCATGACTGGAGGAAGACAAACATACCGGTTGCCATTACATCACCCAGAGTAGGAGTGTATCTGGACTGGCCAAGAGGCACTCTGTCCTTCTACCAAGTTTCTTCTGGCAGCTTAGTCCACCTGCACACTTTCCACTACAGATTCACAGAGCCGCTCTACCCTGGTTTTTATGTAGTATACGAGTCATCATTGTCTCTGTGTTAG
- the LOC121956337 gene encoding NACHT, LRR and PYD domains-containing protein 12-like isoform X1, whose translation MDLCEDNEVEDRQKQRPVYYSCLSLEGDRDQLCLRERPGSPTPSYMSIKSDQSKGIPLAFNNETIPAVKHSLNQPFERDSENASCVSARTDRSRDEPPNLSNKPPPADAAEPEHNNQSQRSLSPTPSCLSIKSDQSKGIPLAFNKEHVRSVTKDELCQGLTPNSPTLSCLSLSDQSIEIPLAFNIETIPAVLVKQPLTEKDSENVTDDVQDVLKSHRISLKERFQYVMEGTAEEGGGIHLSTIYTELYITEGECEGINTQHEVWQLETVFALKTFHGRPIDCNDIFEPSVGQDRCLKVLTKGIAGSGKTVCAQKVILDWAEGKANSAVKILFVLPFRELNLVAGKQYSLLDLLSLFHPSVEKLTEEMLTAWKIAFILDGLDESRLPLDFKCSEVVSKVTQKSTVDKLLTNLIKGNLLPSALLWITCRPAAASLIPPQYINRVTEVRGFTDPQKEEYFKKRFRDNVQAGKIISHIKTLRSLQIMCHIPVFCWMIATVFEYQQSTGNTGGLPKTLTEMYSHFLMVQTKKKNNKYGQAAMGQQGLMETNKEVLLKLGRLAFEHLEKGNLMFYREDLEECGLEVNEAALYAGVCTAIFKEERVLFKKTVYCFVHLSIQEFLAAIYAHHCYSTQNVNAMRSFLRRDTTALAPPELLENKLFRRAMPEISHTESKSSMSLNELLEGALERALDSRNGHLDLFVRFLHGLTIESNQCILEGLIVQNSRPDAIKKQIRTLKMVQRKTASTERCINLSHCLTEMNDHSVDQEIQEFLESENRSKKKLSAVQCSTLAYKLLMSEKVLEEFDLRTFNTLDEGRRRLVPVVRNCRRAQLSGCGLKTEDVCDVVASALSSNPSHLRELDLSNNELQDSGVKLLSAGLKSVNCTLRQLRLKQCMLSKESCKELAPTLSSSSSTVKELDMSNNELRDSGVELLSALLESSNLLETLRLNQCGVTEKSCESIASALSSDMSLKELDLSNNDLGSSGATLLAAGLRSPKCKLETLRLSGCLITEVGCVSLATALSSNPSHLRELDLTYNHLGDSGVELLSAGLKDPDWRLKTLRVDHGGKHRLISGPTKYLFRPTLDPNTAHNSLSLSEESGQVSGSEKWHHYPDHPERFYLQDQVLCQEGLTECHYWEVDHVGGVFIGVAYKEISRTGSYESWLGYNDKSWCVSCFGHKYIAMHDWRKTNIPVAITSPRVGVYLDWPRGTLSFYQVSSGSLVHLHTFHYRFTEPLYPGFYVVYESSLSLC comes from the exons ATGGATCTCTGTGAGGACAATGAAGTTGAAGACCGCCAGAAACAAAGGCCAGTGTATTATTCCTGTTTGTCTTTGGAGGGTGACAG AGACCAGCTCTGTCTGAGAGAGAGACCAGGCTCTCCAACACCGAGCTATATGTCCATAAAGAGTGACCAGTCCAAGGGAATCCCTCTGGCCTTCAACAATGAGACAATTCCAGCTGTAAAACATTCACTCAATCAACCCTTTGAAAGAGACTCTGAAAATG CCAGCTGTGTGTCTGCGAGGACTGACAGGTCCAGAGACGAGCCTCCGAATCTCAGCAACAAGCCACCACCAGCGGACGCAGCTGAGCCCGA GCACAACAATCAGAGCCAGAGGTCACTGTCTCCAACACCGAGCTGTCTATCAATAAAAAGTGACCAGTCCAAGGGAATCCCTCTCGCTTTCAACAAGGAGCATGTTAGATCTGTTACAAA GGACGAGCTGTGTCAGGGACTGACACCAAATTCTCCAACActgagctgtctgtctctgagtgACCAATCCATCGAGATCCCTCTGGCTTTCAACATTGAGACAATTCCAGCTGTCCTTGTAAAACAACCACTCACTGAAAAAGACTCTGAAAATG TGACTGACGATGTGCAAGACGTTTTAAAGAGCCATCGGATCAGTCTTAAAGAGAGGTTTCAGTACGTCATGGAGGGAACTGCCGAAGAAGGAGGTGGAATACATCTGAGTACCATTTACACAGAGCTCTACATCACAGAAGGGGAGTGTGAGGGGATCAATACTCAACATGAGGTGTGGCAGCTGGAGACAGTTTTCGCCCTCAAAACATTCCATGGAAGGCCAATTGACTGCAATGACATCTTTGAACCTTCAGTTGGCCAAGACAGATGTCTAAAAGTCTTGACTAAAGGCATCGCTGGCAGCGGAAAAACGGTCTGTGCACAAAAAGTCATCCTCGACTGGGCAGAAGGGAAAGCAAACAGCGCTGTGAAGATCTTGTTTGTGCTTCCATTCCGTGAGTTGAACTTGGTTGCGGGTAAACAGTACAGCCTGCTGGACCTGCTGAGCCTTTTCCATCCATCTGTGGAAAAACTCACAGAGGAGATGCTCACAGCATGGAAAATTGCGTTCATCCTGGATGGCCTTGATGAGAGCAGACTTCCACTGGATTTCAAATGCAGTGAGGTTGTGTCCAAGGTCACACAAAAATCCACAGTAGATAAACTACTGACAAATCTGATCAAAGGGAACCTGTTGCCATCTGCTCTTCTCTGGATAACCTGCAGACCTGCAGCAGCCAGCCTGATCCCTCCTCAGTACATCAACAGGGTGACTGAAGTACGCGGCTTTACGGACCCTCAGAAGGAGGAATACTTCAAGAAAAGATTTCGTGACAATGTTCAAGCTGGAAAAATCATCTCACACATCAAAACATTAAGGAGCCTTCAGATCATGTGCCACATCCCAGTTTTCTGCTGGATGATTGCCACAGTATTTGAGTACCAGCAGAGTACAGGTAATACAGGAGGGCTACCTAAGACCCTGACTGAGATGTACTCACACTTCCTGATGGTTCAGACgaaaaagaagaacaataaGTATGGGCAAGCTGCCATGGGTCAACAGGGGCTGATGGAGACTAACAAGGAAGTTCTTCTGAAGCTGGGGAGGCTGGCCTTTGAGCATCTGGAGAAAGGAAACCTCATGTTCTACCGAGAAGACCTTGAGGAGTGTGGTCTTGAGGTGAATGAAGCTGCACTGTACGCAGGTGTGTGCACAGCTATCTTTAAAGAAGAGCGTGTACTCTTCAAGAAAACGGTGTACTGCTTCGTTCATTTAAGCATTCAGGAGTTTCTTGCAGCTATCTATGCTCACCACTGTTACTCAACACAGAACGTAAACGCCATGAGGAGTTTCCTCAGAAGGGATACCACCGCTCTTGCACCACCAGAACTTCTTGAAAATAAGTTATTCAGGAGAGCCATGCCTGAAATATCACATACTGAAAGCAAAAGCAGTATGTCGTTAAATGAGCTTTTGGAGGGTGCTTTGGAAAGGGCCTTGGACAGCAGGAATGGCCATCTGGACTTGTTTGTCCGCTTCCTTCACGGACTGACAATCGAGTCTAATCAGTGTATTTTAGAAGGCCTGATTGTCCAAAACTCAAGGCCAGatgccattaaaaaacaaatccgCACACTCAAAATGGTACAGAGGAAGACAGCCTCAACAGAGAGATGTATCAACCTTTCTCACTGTCTGACAGAAATGAATGACCACTCAGTTGACCAGGAAATTCAAGAGTTCCTGGAGTCTGAGAACAGATCAAAGAAGAAACTTTCAGCAGTTCAGTGCTCTACTCTGGCCTACAAACTGCTGATGTCAGAGAAGGTACTGGAAGAGTTTGATCTCAGGACTTTCAACACATTAGATGAGGGGCGTAGGAGACTGGTGCCAGTGGTGAGAAACTGCAGAAGAGCTCA GCTTTCTGGCTGTGGACTCAAAACTGAAGATGTTTGTGATGTGGTTGCTTCAGCACTGAGCTCCAACCCTTCCCATCTGAGAGAGCTGGACCTGAGCAACAATGAACTTCAGGATTCAGGAGTAAAGCTGTTGTCTGCTGGACTAAAGAGTGTGAACTGTACATTGAGACAGTTAAG GTTAAAGCAGTGCATGTTGTCTAAGGAGAGCTGTAAAGAGCTGGCGCCAACACTCAGCTCCAGTTCTTCTACTGTTAAAGAGCTGGACATGAGCAACAACGAGCTGAGGGATTCAGGAGTGGAGTTGTTGTCTGCTTTACTGGAGAGTTCAAATTTACTGGAGACTCTGAG ACTCAATCAGTGTGGAGTAACAGAGAAGTCTTGTGAATCAATAGCATCTGCTTTAAGCTCTGACATGTCTCTCAAAGAGCTAGACCTGAGCAACAACGACCTGGGGAGCTCTGGAGCGACACTCCTTGCTGCTGGACTGCGGAGTCCAAAGTGTAAACTGGAGACTCTGAG GCTGTCAGGCTGTCTGATCACAGAGGTCGGCTGTGTCTCCCTGGCCACGGCGCTGAGCTCTAATCCTTCACATCTGAGAGAGCTGGACCTGACCTACAATCATCTAGGAGACTCGGGAGTGGAGCTGCTTTCTGCTGGACTGAAGGATCCAGACTGGAGACTGAAGACTCTCAG AGTGGATCATGGAGGAAAACACAGGCTGATCTCTGGGCCAACGAAAT ATTTATTCCGGCCCACACTGGACCCAAACACAGCACATAATAGCCTATCTCTGTCTGAAGAGAGCGGACAGGTCTCAGGCTCAGAAAAATGGCATCATTATCCAGATCACCCAGAGCGGTTTTACTTACAAGATCAGGTTTTGTGTCAAGAGGGTTTGACTGAGTGCCACTACTGGGAGGTAGATCACGTTGGTGGAGTTTTCATCGGTGTGGCATACAAAGAAATCAGCAGAACTGGTTCCTATGAAAGCTGGCTCGGATACAATGACAAGTCATGGTGTGTCAGCTGTTTTGGCCATAAATACATTGCAATGCATGACTGGAGGAAGACAAACATACCGGTTGCCATTACATCACCCAGAGTAGGAGTGTATCTGGACTGGCCAAGAGGCACTCTGTCCTTCTACCAAGTTTCTTCTGGCAGCTTAGTCCACCTGCACACTTTCCACTACAGATTCACAGAGCCGCTCTACCCTGGTTTTTATGTAGTATACGAGTCATCATTGTCTCTGTGTTAG
- the LOC121956337 gene encoding NACHT, LRR and PYD domains-containing protein 12-like isoform X3, which yields MDLCEDNEVEDRQKQRPVYYSCLSLEGDRDQLCLRERPGSPTPSYMSIKSDQSKGIPLAFNNETIPAVKHSLNQPFERDSENASCVSARTDRSRDEPPNLSNKPPPADAAEPEHNNQSQRSLSPTPSCLSIKSDQSKGIPLAFNKEHVRSVTKDELCQGLTPNSPTLSCLSLSDQSIEIPLAFNIETIPAVLVKQPLTEKDSENVTDDVQDVLKSHRISLKERFQYVMEGTAEEGGGIHLSTIYTELYITEGECEGINTQHEVWQLETVFALKTFHGRPIDCNDIFEPSVGQDRCLKVLTKGIAGSGKTVCAQKVILDWAEGKANSAVKILFVLPFRELNLVAGKQYSLLDLLSLFHPSVEKLTEEMLTAWKIAFILDGLDESRLPLDFKCSEVVSKVTQKSTVDKLLTNLIKGNLLPSALLWITCRPAAASLIPPQYINRVTEVRGFTDPQKEEYFKKRFRDNVQAGKIISHIKTLRSLQIMCHIPVFCWMIATVFEYQQSTGNTGGLPKTLTEMYSHFLMVQTKKKNNKYGQAAMGQQGLMETNKEVLLKLGRLAFEHLEKGNLMFYREDLEECGLEVNEAALYAGVCTAIFKEERVLFKKTVYCFVHLSIQEFLAAIYAHHCYSTQNVNAMRSFLRRDTTALAPPELLENKLFRRAMPEISHTESKSSMSLNELLEGALERALDSRNGHLDLFVRFLHGLTIESNQCILEGLIVQNSRPDAIKKQIRTLKMVQRKTASTERCINLSHCLTEMNDHSVDQEIQEFLESENRSKKKLSAVQCSTLAYKLLMSEKVLEEFDLRTFNTLDEGRRRLVPVVRNCRRAQLSGCGLKTEDVCDVVASALSSNPSHLRELDLSNNELQDSGVKLLSAGLKSVNCTLRQLRLKQCMLSKESCKELAPTLSSSSSTVKELDMSNNELRDSGVELLSALLESSNLLETLRLSGCLITEVGCVSLATALSSNPSHLRELDLTYNHLGDSGVELLSAGLKDPDWRLKTLRVDHGGKHRLISGPTKYLFRPTLDPNTAHNSLSLSEESGQVSGSEKWHHYPDHPERFYLQDQVLCQEGLTECHYWEVDHVGGVFIGVAYKEISRTGSYESWLGYNDKSWCVSCFGHKYIAMHDWRKTNIPVAITSPRVGVYLDWPRGTLSFYQVSSGSLVHLHTFHYRFTEPLYPGFYVVYESSLSLC from the exons ATGGATCTCTGTGAGGACAATGAAGTTGAAGACCGCCAGAAACAAAGGCCAGTGTATTATTCCTGTTTGTCTTTGGAGGGTGACAG AGACCAGCTCTGTCTGAGAGAGAGACCAGGCTCTCCAACACCGAGCTATATGTCCATAAAGAGTGACCAGTCCAAGGGAATCCCTCTGGCCTTCAACAATGAGACAATTCCAGCTGTAAAACATTCACTCAATCAACCCTTTGAAAGAGACTCTGAAAATG CCAGCTGTGTGTCTGCGAGGACTGACAGGTCCAGAGACGAGCCTCCGAATCTCAGCAACAAGCCACCACCAGCGGACGCAGCTGAGCCCGA GCACAACAATCAGAGCCAGAGGTCACTGTCTCCAACACCGAGCTGTCTATCAATAAAAAGTGACCAGTCCAAGGGAATCCCTCTCGCTTTCAACAAGGAGCATGTTAGATCTGTTACAAA GGACGAGCTGTGTCAGGGACTGACACCAAATTCTCCAACActgagctgtctgtctctgagtgACCAATCCATCGAGATCCCTCTGGCTTTCAACATTGAGACAATTCCAGCTGTCCTTGTAAAACAACCACTCACTGAAAAAGACTCTGAAAATG TGACTGACGATGTGCAAGACGTTTTAAAGAGCCATCGGATCAGTCTTAAAGAGAGGTTTCAGTACGTCATGGAGGGAACTGCCGAAGAAGGAGGTGGAATACATCTGAGTACCATTTACACAGAGCTCTACATCACAGAAGGGGAGTGTGAGGGGATCAATACTCAACATGAGGTGTGGCAGCTGGAGACAGTTTTCGCCCTCAAAACATTCCATGGAAGGCCAATTGACTGCAATGACATCTTTGAACCTTCAGTTGGCCAAGACAGATGTCTAAAAGTCTTGACTAAAGGCATCGCTGGCAGCGGAAAAACGGTCTGTGCACAAAAAGTCATCCTCGACTGGGCAGAAGGGAAAGCAAACAGCGCTGTGAAGATCTTGTTTGTGCTTCCATTCCGTGAGTTGAACTTGGTTGCGGGTAAACAGTACAGCCTGCTGGACCTGCTGAGCCTTTTCCATCCATCTGTGGAAAAACTCACAGAGGAGATGCTCACAGCATGGAAAATTGCGTTCATCCTGGATGGCCTTGATGAGAGCAGACTTCCACTGGATTTCAAATGCAGTGAGGTTGTGTCCAAGGTCACACAAAAATCCACAGTAGATAAACTACTGACAAATCTGATCAAAGGGAACCTGTTGCCATCTGCTCTTCTCTGGATAACCTGCAGACCTGCAGCAGCCAGCCTGATCCCTCCTCAGTACATCAACAGGGTGACTGAAGTACGCGGCTTTACGGACCCTCAGAAGGAGGAATACTTCAAGAAAAGATTTCGTGACAATGTTCAAGCTGGAAAAATCATCTCACACATCAAAACATTAAGGAGCCTTCAGATCATGTGCCACATCCCAGTTTTCTGCTGGATGATTGCCACAGTATTTGAGTACCAGCAGAGTACAGGTAATACAGGAGGGCTACCTAAGACCCTGACTGAGATGTACTCACACTTCCTGATGGTTCAGACgaaaaagaagaacaataaGTATGGGCAAGCTGCCATGGGTCAACAGGGGCTGATGGAGACTAACAAGGAAGTTCTTCTGAAGCTGGGGAGGCTGGCCTTTGAGCATCTGGAGAAAGGAAACCTCATGTTCTACCGAGAAGACCTTGAGGAGTGTGGTCTTGAGGTGAATGAAGCTGCACTGTACGCAGGTGTGTGCACAGCTATCTTTAAAGAAGAGCGTGTACTCTTCAAGAAAACGGTGTACTGCTTCGTTCATTTAAGCATTCAGGAGTTTCTTGCAGCTATCTATGCTCACCACTGTTACTCAACACAGAACGTAAACGCCATGAGGAGTTTCCTCAGAAGGGATACCACCGCTCTTGCACCACCAGAACTTCTTGAAAATAAGTTATTCAGGAGAGCCATGCCTGAAATATCACATACTGAAAGCAAAAGCAGTATGTCGTTAAATGAGCTTTTGGAGGGTGCTTTGGAAAGGGCCTTGGACAGCAGGAATGGCCATCTGGACTTGTTTGTCCGCTTCCTTCACGGACTGACAATCGAGTCTAATCAGTGTATTTTAGAAGGCCTGATTGTCCAAAACTCAAGGCCAGatgccattaaaaaacaaatccgCACACTCAAAATGGTACAGAGGAAGACAGCCTCAACAGAGAGATGTATCAACCTTTCTCACTGTCTGACAGAAATGAATGACCACTCAGTTGACCAGGAAATTCAAGAGTTCCTGGAGTCTGAGAACAGATCAAAGAAGAAACTTTCAGCAGTTCAGTGCTCTACTCTGGCCTACAAACTGCTGATGTCAGAGAAGGTACTGGAAGAGTTTGATCTCAGGACTTTCAACACATTAGATGAGGGGCGTAGGAGACTGGTGCCAGTGGTGAGAAACTGCAGAAGAGCTCA GCTTTCTGGCTGTGGACTCAAAACTGAAGATGTTTGTGATGTGGTTGCTTCAGCACTGAGCTCCAACCCTTCCCATCTGAGAGAGCTGGACCTGAGCAACAATGAACTTCAGGATTCAGGAGTAAAGCTGTTGTCTGCTGGACTAAAGAGTGTGAACTGTACATTGAGACAGTTAAG GTTAAAGCAGTGCATGTTGTCTAAGGAGAGCTGTAAAGAGCTGGCGCCAACACTCAGCTCCAGTTCTTCTACTGTTAAAGAGCTGGACATGAGCAACAACGAGCTGAGGGATTCAGGAGTGGAGTTGTTGTCTGCTTTACTGGAGAGTTCAAATTTACTGGAGACTCTGAG GCTGTCAGGCTGTCTGATCACAGAGGTCGGCTGTGTCTCCCTGGCCACGGCGCTGAGCTCTAATCCTTCACATCTGAGAGAGCTGGACCTGACCTACAATCATCTAGGAGACTCGGGAGTGGAGCTGCTTTCTGCTGGACTGAAGGATCCAGACTGGAGACTGAAGACTCTCAG AGTGGATCATGGAGGAAAACACAGGCTGATCTCTGGGCCAACGAAAT ATTTATTCCGGCCCACACTGGACCCAAACACAGCACATAATAGCCTATCTCTGTCTGAAGAGAGCGGACAGGTCTCAGGCTCAGAAAAATGGCATCATTATCCAGATCACCCAGAGCGGTTTTACTTACAAGATCAGGTTTTGTGTCAAGAGGGTTTGACTGAGTGCCACTACTGGGAGGTAGATCACGTTGGTGGAGTTTTCATCGGTGTGGCATACAAAGAAATCAGCAGAACTGGTTCCTATGAAAGCTGGCTCGGATACAATGACAAGTCATGGTGTGTCAGCTGTTTTGGCCATAAATACATTGCAATGCATGACTGGAGGAAGACAAACATACCGGTTGCCATTACATCACCCAGAGTAGGAGTGTATCTGGACTGGCCAAGAGGCACTCTGTCCTTCTACCAAGTTTCTTCTGGCAGCTTAGTCCACCTGCACACTTTCCACTACAGATTCACAGAGCCGCTCTACCCTGGTTTTTATGTAGTATACGAGTCATCATTGTCTCTGTGTTAG